In a single window of the Flavobacterium ammoniigenes genome:
- a CDS encoding aldo/keto reductase translates to MSKTTLSPIIAGAMNWGIWDKNLNTKEMDNIIHLCLENKITTFDHADIYGDYTTEADFGKALVSSKIDRTKIQLISKCGIQMVTKNRNNSIKHYEYSKDYIIWSVENSLKNLDTEYLDVLLLHRPSPLMQADEIAEAVTQLKADGKIVDFGLSNFTASQTELIRQKTEVSFNQIQFSATHHEAMLDGSLDYMQTNDIRPMSWNPLGSVFREDNEQTRRMKKLLAQLVAKYGVGSDTILLSWILQHPAQVIPIAGTVNVARIQALMKATELPLEKEDWFAIWSGSMGKNVP, encoded by the coding sequence ATGAGTAAAACTACTTTATCTCCTATTATTGCTGGAGCAATGAATTGGGGAATTTGGGACAAAAATCTCAACACCAAAGAAATGGACAATATCATCCATCTTTGCTTAGAAAATAAAATTACCACTTTTGATCATGCCGACATTTATGGCGATTACACCACCGAAGCTGATTTTGGAAAAGCCTTAGTTTCGAGTAAAATTGACCGAACTAAAATTCAATTGATTTCGAAATGTGGCATCCAAATGGTGACCAAAAACCGAAACAATTCAATCAAGCATTATGAGTATTCCAAAGACTATATTATATGGTCAGTAGAAAATTCATTAAAAAACTTGGACACAGAATATCTCGATGTATTATTGTTGCACCGCCCAAGTCCTTTGATGCAAGCTGATGAAATTGCCGAAGCGGTAACCCAATTAAAAGCGGATGGAAAAATCGTTGATTTTGGTTTGTCGAATTTCACAGCTTCGCAAACTGAATTAATTCGTCAAAAAACCGAAGTGAGTTTCAACCAAATTCAATTTTCGGCAACCCATCACGAAGCCATGCTCGATGGAAGTTTGGATTATATGCAAACCAACGACATTCGCCCAATGTCTTGGAATCCACTAGGAAGTGTGTTTAGAGAAGATAACGAGCAAACCCGACGCATGAAAAAACTATTAGCACAATTAGTTGCTAAATATGGCGTGGGTTCTGACACGATTTTATTGTCTTGGATTTTACAACATCCTGCTCAAGTAATTCCTATTGCGGGAACGGTAAACGTAGCCCGAATTCAGGCCTTGATGAAAGCAACCGAATTGCCTTTGGAAAAAGAGGATTGGTTTGCAATTTGGAGCGGAAGCATGGGTAAAAATGTACCTTAA
- a CDS encoding AAA family ATPase: MEENTSTLDIRAINEKIERESAFIDLLTMEMNKVIVGQKHMVERLLIGLLGQGHILLEGVPGLAKTLAINTLSQAVAGSFSRIQFTPDLLPADVVGTMIYNIKQNEFSIKKGPIFANFVLADEINRAPAKVQSALLEAMQEKQVTIGDTTFKLDKPFLVLATQNPIEQEGTYQLPEAQVDRFMLKTVIDYPKMDEERLVIRQNLSGSYEKVNQVVSIEQILRAQEAVREVYMDEKIEKYILDIIFATRYPEKYKLADLKPLISFGSSPRGSINLANAAKCYAFIKRRGYVIPEDVRAVVHDVLRHRIGVTYEAEAENITSVDIINKIVNEVEVP, from the coding sequence ATGGAAGAGAATACATCGACTTTAGACATTAGAGCAATTAATGAAAAAATAGAAAGAGAAAGTGCTTTTATCGATCTCCTTACTATGGAAATGAACAAGGTGATTGTGGGTCAAAAGCACATGGTAGAACGATTGTTAATTGGACTTTTAGGCCAAGGACATATTTTATTAGAAGGGGTGCCAGGATTGGCTAAAACGTTAGCCATCAATACGCTTTCGCAAGCCGTTGCAGGTTCTTTTAGTCGAATCCAGTTTACACCAGATTTATTACCTGCGGATGTTGTTGGAACGATGATTTACAATATCAAACAAAATGAATTTTCAATCAAAAAGGGACCTATTTTTGCCAATTTCGTCTTAGCCGACGAGATTAACCGTGCGCCAGCCAAAGTTCAATCGGCTTTGTTAGAGGCAATGCAGGAAAAACAAGTGACTATTGGCGATACCACTTTTAAACTAGATAAGCCATTTTTAGTATTGGCTACTCAAAACCCAATTGAACAAGAAGGAACTTACCAATTACCAGAGGCGCAAGTCGATCGTTTTATGTTGAAAACGGTAATTGATTATCCAAAAATGGACGAAGAGCGTTTAGTGATTCGCCAGAACTTAAGCGGAAGTTATGAAAAAGTAAACCAAGTGGTTTCTATCGAACAAATTTTACGCGCTCAAGAAGCAGTTCGCGAAGTGTATATGGACGAGAAAATCGAGAAATACATTTTGGATATTATTTTCGCCACACGTTACCCAGAAAAATACAAATTAGCCGACTTAAAACCATTGATTAGCTTTGGTTCTTCGCCACGTGGAAGTATTAATTTGGCGAATGCCGCTAAATGTTACGCCTTCATCAAACGTAGAGGATATGTAATTCCAGAGGATGTTCGTGCTGTAGTTCACGATGTATTGCGCCACAGAATTGGAGTAACTTACGAAGCAGAAGCTGAAAATATTACTTCAGTAGACATCATCAACAAAATCGTAAACGAAGTTGAGGTACCTTAA